One genomic segment of Chitinibacter sp. FCG-7 includes these proteins:
- a CDS encoding ABC transporter substrate-binding protein — protein MNFKRSVIVGATLFAASIMSAQAATKVEFWSHSLAPTYDAYHKEVVAKFNSSQKDVELVHKDLGWGAMKPAIVAAVAEGNVPGLALVPTNWMVEMAPKLLTPVDSIINKAQFTGAALANATTDGKLYGFPSYQVTAVMVYNKDLLAKSGVKPDFKSLDDVFAAAKKIHAATGKPGWAPKLQDGFTGWFMFEGLPVIQNGKAVYNSPKHVALVQKFADAYKAGTIVKDTNLTFDEQIAMFANGGVGMFAEGGHAVKKIKDANPAAYKAADVTTFPLGDNGKLAFGGWTTMYVVPKGQKDMKSVGVAGNFITGEWAQEQFAKASYTFASTKTANAAASKDPSLNDMTDPGKKAFKMGGLVIDKTRHLFLKDLPGSVDEGALSKAMDAKIEAALQGRISVKQALDEAVADSNKRLSAK, from the coding sequence ATGAACTTTAAGCGTTCTGTTATCGTTGGTGCTACTTTGTTCGCTGCATCAATCATGTCTGCTCAAGCTGCAACTAAAGTTGAGTTCTGGTCTCACTCTTTGGCTCCAACTTACGATGCATACCACAAAGAAGTTGTTGCTAAATTCAACTCTTCACAAAAAGACGTTGAGCTGGTTCATAAAGATCTCGGCTGGGGCGCAATGAAGCCAGCTATCGTTGCTGCAGTTGCTGAAGGTAACGTTCCAGGCTTGGCACTGGTTCCAACTAACTGGATGGTTGAAATGGCTCCTAAGCTGTTGACTCCAGTTGACAGCATCATCAACAAAGCTCAATTCACTGGCGCTGCTTTGGCTAACGCGACTACTGATGGCAAACTGTACGGTTTCCCTTCATACCAAGTTACTGCCGTAATGGTTTACAACAAAGATTTGTTGGCTAAATCTGGCGTGAAACCAGACTTCAAATCTCTGGACGACGTATTCGCTGCTGCTAAGAAAATCCACGCAGCTACTGGCAAACCAGGCTGGGCTCCTAAACTGCAAGACGGCTTCACTGGCTGGTTCATGTTCGAAGGTCTGCCAGTTATCCAGAACGGCAAAGCTGTTTACAACAGCCCTAAACACGTAGCTCTGGTTCAAAAATTTGCTGATGCTTACAAAGCGGGCACAATCGTTAAAGACACTAACCTGACTTTTGACGAACAAATCGCTATGTTTGCTAACGGCGGCGTAGGCATGTTCGCTGAAGGCGGCCACGCAGTTAAGAAAATTAAAGATGCTAACCCAGCTGCTTACAAGGCTGCTGACGTTACTACCTTCCCATTGGGCGACAACGGCAAATTGGCATTCGGCGGCTGGACTACTATGTATGTAGTTCCAAAAGGCCAGAAAGACATGAAATCTGTAGGCGTTGCTGGTAACTTCATTACTGGTGAGTGGGCTCAAGAGCAATTCGCTAAAGCTTCTTACACATTTGCTTCTACTAAGACCGCAAATGCTGCAGCTTCTAAAGATCCATCTTTGAATGACATGACTGATCCAGGCAAAAAAGCATTCAAAATGGGTGGTCTGGTTATCGACAAAACTCGTCACCTGTTCCTGAAAGACTTGCCAGGTAGCGTTGATGAAGGCGCATTGTCTAAAGCAATGGACGCTAAAATCGAAGCCGCTCTGCAAGGCCGTATTTCTGTAAAACAAGCGTTGGACGAAGCTGTTGCTGATTCTAACAAACGTCTTTCTGCTAAATAA
- a CDS encoding carbohydrate ABC transporter permease has protein sequence MKNSNFMAYFFLAPALILMGVFVFWPVGFNTYLAFNHYEIAGGAVEWNNFENFKRIWEEDLFHQAVKNSLFFLLVVPAIQLGSLLIAKLVNNKMPGMTFFRAVYYIPVITAISIAGIVWQFVFKYDGMLNSFLTEIVHFLHIYPKEQLVDIDWLGDPDIAMYSIMIFTLWKGLGYYMVLYLAGLQAIPAEVEEAAILDGANAWDRFWKITIPMVKPTILLCTMLSTIGALKVFLEVLVLTDGKAETYTALYYVYDQAFRNYDFGVAAAAGLVVTFFCMILAAIQFRFFGEK, from the coding sequence GTGAAAAACTCCAACTTTATGGCCTATTTCTTCTTGGCCCCCGCCTTGATCCTGATGGGTGTTTTTGTATTTTGGCCCGTGGGCTTCAACACCTATTTGGCTTTCAATCATTATGAGATCGCAGGGGGTGCTGTCGAATGGAATAACTTCGAGAACTTCAAACGAATCTGGGAAGAAGATTTATTCCATCAGGCCGTTAAAAACTCTTTATTCTTCTTGCTCGTTGTGCCGGCCATCCAGCTTGGTTCTCTGCTGATTGCCAAACTGGTTAATAACAAAATGCCGGGCATGACTTTCTTCCGTGCGGTTTATTACATTCCGGTTATTACTGCCATTTCGATTGCCGGTATTGTTTGGCAGTTCGTTTTCAAATACGACGGTATGCTCAATTCGTTCCTGACAGAAATTGTGCATTTCCTGCATATTTATCCTAAGGAACAATTGGTTGATATCGACTGGCTGGGCGATCCTGATATTGCCATGTACTCAATCATGATCTTCACCCTGTGGAAAGGTCTGGGTTACTACATGGTTCTTTACCTCGCAGGCCTGCAAGCAATTCCTGCTGAAGTTGAAGAAGCTGCGATTCTGGATGGTGCAAATGCCTGGGATCGTTTCTGGAAAATCACGATTCCAATGGTAAAACCAACCATCTTGCTGTGTACGATGCTGTCAACAATTGGTGCGTTGAAAGTGTTCCTTGAAGTGCTGGTGCTGACTGATGGTAAGGCTGAGACTTACACCGCCTTGTATTATGTTTACGATCAAGCCTTCCGTAACTATGACTTTGGTGTTGCGGCAGCAGCTGGTTTGGTGGTGACATTCTTCTGCATGATCTTGGCAGCCATCCAATTCCGCTTCTTCGGCGAAAAATAA
- a CDS encoding carbohydrate ABC transporter permease, protein MFKSKELNRILSVVLQYASLSAFGLFTMFPLLWALSFGLSSDGSYAYLFPDSFLPHVTDEAGGYGIGATLVWFERVFVEIPFSTYFKNSVIITTLAVVGTVVISVLAAYPLSRMRFFGRNFIFVAIIATLMLPQETALVPNYITIVKLGDFANWLQLMLTGSDAETWKKLIGMNSYLGVVLPGVAGAFGIFLMKQAFEAVPQDLIDAARVDGATEMQILWRVMLPVTTPSIAALAIFTLVNQWNEYIWSSIVMRAKDMQPLAVGVFNDLTGPLSGSQNTLMAAIVLTVIPVLVFFAFTQRYFISGMDGAVK, encoded by the coding sequence ATGTTTAAAAGTAAGGAATTGAATCGCATCCTTAGCGTGGTGCTCCAATATGCCAGCTTGTCTGCATTTGGTTTGTTTACCATGTTTCCGTTGTTGTGGGCTTTGTCGTTTGGTTTGTCGAGCGATGGCTCTTATGCTTACCTGTTTCCGGACAGCTTCTTGCCGCACGTTACTGATGAAGCCGGTGGCTATGGTATTGGTGCAACGCTGGTCTGGTTTGAGCGCGTTTTCGTTGAAATTCCGTTTTCAACTTATTTTAAAAACTCGGTCATTATCACCACGCTGGCCGTTGTTGGCACTGTAGTGATCTCTGTTCTGGCTGCGTACCCACTGTCGCGGATGCGTTTCTTTGGTCGCAACTTTATCTTCGTTGCGATTATTGCCACGCTGATGCTGCCACAGGAAACCGCGTTGGTACCTAACTACATCACGATTGTGAAGCTGGGTGATTTTGCGAACTGGCTTCAATTGATGCTGACTGGCAGTGACGCAGAAACATGGAAAAAACTCATTGGTATGAATAGCTACTTGGGCGTGGTATTGCCAGGTGTAGCGGGTGCCTTTGGTATTTTCCTGATGAAACAGGCTTTTGAAGCGGTACCACAAGATCTGATCGATGCTGCCCGTGTTGACGGCGCGACCGAGATGCAAATTCTGTGGCGCGTGATGTTGCCAGTAACGACGCCTTCTATTGCAGCTTTGGCGATCTTTACGCTGGTGAATCAGTGGAATGAATACATCTGGTCTTCAATTGTGATGCGTGCCAAAGACATGCAACCATTGGCTGTGGGTGTATTTAACGATTTGACTGGCCCGCTGTCTGGTTCGCAAAACACTTTGATGGCTGCGATTGTGTTGACGGTTATTCCTGTACTGGTCTTCTTCGCCTTCACCCAGCGCTACTTTATCTCCGGCATGGATGGTGCTGTTAAATAA
- a CDS encoding ABC transporter ATP-binding protein, translating to MASVTLKNIKKNYTKDVCVIKGADLEIKDGEFVVFVGPSGCGKSTMMRMIAGLEEITSGELYIGDTLANDVHASKRGIAMVFQSYALYPHMTVYDNMAFALKLAGTPKAEIDQRVKKAAEILQMTHLLERKPKALSGGQRQRVAIGRSIVRNPKVFLFDEPLSNLDASLRMNMRVELSKLHQELKTTMLYVTHDQVEAMTLADRIVVFNAGIIQQVGTPLEMYENPSNLFVAGFLGSPKMNIFEAQIVGVEQSAAVVRLPKGISVRAAVNASTAKVGDKVTLGIRPEHIQLCEENDPEGIPARVDLTEHLGDIVLAYVEIPGINEIICAKLPSNMTGLKYGDSVRIKFPEKHSMLFDAEGQAFKRVRS from the coding sequence ATGGCTAGCGTAACTCTTAAAAATATCAAAAAGAACTACACCAAAGACGTATGTGTCATCAAAGGTGCAGACCTTGAGATTAAAGACGGTGAATTCGTTGTATTCGTAGGCCCATCAGGCTGCGGTAAATCAACCATGATGCGGATGATCGCTGGTCTGGAAGAAATTACCTCAGGCGAGTTGTACATCGGCGACACACTGGCCAATGATGTACACGCGTCAAAACGTGGTATTGCGATGGTGTTCCAGTCTTACGCCCTGTACCCGCACATGACTGTGTACGATAACATGGCTTTCGCGTTGAAACTGGCTGGCACGCCAAAAGCGGAAATCGACCAGCGCGTGAAAAAAGCCGCTGAAATTCTGCAAATGACCCATTTGCTTGAGCGCAAGCCAAAAGCCTTGTCAGGTGGTCAGCGTCAGCGTGTAGCGATTGGTCGCTCTATCGTGCGTAACCCGAAAGTCTTCCTGTTTGACGAGCCATTGTCGAACTTGGATGCTTCATTGCGGATGAATATGCGCGTTGAATTGTCTAAATTGCACCAAGAATTGAAAACCACCATGCTGTACGTAACGCACGATCAGGTTGAGGCGATGACCCTTGCTGACCGTATCGTGGTATTCAATGCCGGCATTATTCAGCAAGTTGGCACGCCGCTGGAAATGTACGAGAACCCATCTAACCTGTTCGTTGCGGGCTTCCTGGGTTCACCGAAAATGAACATTTTCGAAGCGCAAATCGTTGGCGTTGAGCAAAGCGCTGCGGTTGTTCGCTTGCCAAAAGGCATTAGCGTACGTGCTGCTGTGAATGCATCAACGGCTAAAGTGGGCGATAAAGTGACTCTGGGTATTCGTCCTGAACACATCCAATTGTGCGAAGAAAACGATCCGGAGGGCATCCCAGCGCGTGTTGACTTGACCGAACACTTGGGCGACATCGTTCTGGCTTACGTTGAAATTCCTGGCATCAACGAAATCATTTGTGCCAAATTGCCATCGAATATGACTGGCCTGAAATACGGTGATTCAGTACGCATCAAATTCCCGGAAAAACACAGCATGCTGTTTGACGCTGAAGGTCAGGCATTCAAACGCGTACGCAGCTAA
- the dnaQ gene encoding DNA polymerase III subunit epsilon, with product MGNRQIFLDTETTGLRVEDGNRILEIAAVEMIDRKLSAPDRHLHRYINPGRDSEEGALNVHGLTTQFLADKPKFAAIVDEFLEFVRGSELIIHNAPFDVGYLNMELGKLGRGKIEDYVESVTDTLKMAKDLWPGKRNSLDALCDRYEVDRSGRTLHGALIDCELLAEVYMAMTRGQDSLLIDFAPTQEEAAADAARRSLRAPLIRTQPSAEDLALHHAYLDELDKINKADCLWRTLEPKPAAPEA from the coding sequence ATGGGCAATAGACAAATTTTCCTCGACACTGAAACCACAGGTTTACGCGTCGAAGACGGCAACCGCATTCTGGAGATTGCTGCGGTTGAAATGATAGACCGCAAGTTATCCGCTCCAGATCGCCATTTGCACCGCTATATCAATCCGGGGCGCGATTCGGAAGAGGGCGCGTTGAATGTGCACGGCCTGACCACGCAGTTTCTGGCCGACAAGCCCAAATTTGCCGCCATCGTCGATGAGTTTTTGGAGTTTGTGCGCGGCAGCGAGCTGATTATTCATAATGCGCCGTTTGACGTCGGCTATCTGAATATGGAGCTGGGCAAGCTCGGGCGCGGCAAAATCGAAGATTACGTCGAAAGCGTCACCGACACGCTAAAAATGGCCAAAGACCTGTGGCCGGGCAAGCGCAATAGCCTCGATGCCTTGTGTGACCGCTACGAAGTCGATCGCTCAGGTCGTACTTTGCACGGCGCTTTGATCGACTGTGAGCTGCTCGCCGAAGTCTATATGGCGATGACCCGTGGGCAGGATAGCCTGCTGATCGACTTTGCGCCCACGCAAGAAGAAGCCGCCGCCGACGCCGCTCGCCGCAGCCTGCGCGCGCCGCTGATTCGTACCCAGCCTAGTGCAGAAGATTTGGCGCTGCACCACGCCTATCTGGATGAGCTCGATAAAATCAATAAAGCCGATTGCCTGTGGCGCACTTTAGAACCCAAACCGGCCGCACCTGAGGCTTAA
- a CDS encoding tetratricopeptide repeat protein: MNTTELKTAAHAAWEEGELTQAEQHFLAALAIDEQDAQTHYDLALLYKNSEPSNWPLAQRHNARALEIKPDDEAAWWNLGIAATANQDWVTAAQAWAKFDQAFSAEQLAALTTGNERVAIRIRVGKQQEVIWGERLDPARARINGVPLPDLEIGHGDILLLDGVPRGARELDGVSFPVHEVLERIYQHTAATYVIEAEVPDELAQDTLFKVATDACLPIADFDFNVASEAPKWLVVRQYGVAAIEDQPVADLIAAWLTARSDVIIRDVYVAYPEE, encoded by the coding sequence ATGAATACCACCGAATTAAAAACTGCCGCGCACGCCGCCTGGGAAGAGGGCGAGCTGACGCAGGCCGAGCAACATTTTCTGGCCGCTTTGGCGATTGACGAGCAAGACGCACAAACGCATTACGATCTGGCGCTCTTGTATAAAAACAGCGAGCCAAGCAACTGGCCGCTGGCGCAACGCCACAATGCGCGCGCGCTCGAAATCAAACCTGACGACGAAGCAGCATGGTGGAATCTAGGCATTGCCGCCACCGCCAATCAGGATTGGGTCACGGCGGCGCAAGCCTGGGCCAAGTTTGATCAAGCATTCAGTGCCGAGCAATTGGCCGCGCTAACTACCGGCAACGAACGCGTCGCGATTAGGATTCGCGTGGGTAAGCAACAGGAAGTGATCTGGGGCGAGCGGCTAGACCCGGCGCGGGCGCGCATCAATGGCGTGCCACTGCCCGATCTGGAAATCGGCCACGGCGATATTCTGCTGCTCGATGGCGTACCGCGCGGCGCACGCGAGTTGGATGGCGTGAGTTTCCCTGTGCATGAAGTGCTGGAACGTATTTATCAGCATACTGCGGCCACGTATGTGATTGAAGCCGAAGTACCCGATGAGCTTGCACAAGATACCCTCTTTAAAGTCGCCACCGATGCGTGTTTGCCGATTGCCGACTTTGATTTCAATGTCGCCAGCGAAGCACCCAAATGGTTAGTCGTACGCCAATACGGCGTCGCCGCAATTGAAGATCAACCCGTCGCCGACCTGATCGCCGCGTGGCTCACCGCGCGCAGCGACGTGATTATCCGCGATGTGTATGTAGCCTACCCTGAAGAATGA
- a CDS encoding IspD/TarI family cytidylyltransferase — MKKIALVPAAGSGSRMASSTPKQYIDLLGQPLIAHTLRALLGAGQIDQVVVVISPEDEWWGSYDWAALLGEALRLHVLRVGGASRAESVMNGLAAMVEIPPSPPFSKGGIGGVDSGGHASVASDRVPPFEKGGLGGISAIAEIAADEDCWVLVHDAARPCLSSAQVDSMITQLKYDAVGGILAVPVADTLKISAADQRIARTTPRDGLWQAQTPQMFRRGELLAALQDALPDHVADITDEASALERLGKSPKLIMGSPWNLKVTYPQDLHLAKLLLLA; from the coding sequence ATGAAAAAAATCGCCCTCGTTCCCGCCGCCGGTAGTGGCAGCCGCATGGCCAGCTCCACGCCGAAACAATATATCGATCTGCTCGGCCAGCCGCTGATCGCGCACACGCTACGCGCTTTGCTGGGTGCTGGGCAGATTGATCAGGTTGTCGTTGTGATTTCGCCCGAAGATGAATGGTGGGGTAGCTATGACTGGGCGGCTTTGCTTGGTGAAGCGTTGCGACTGCACGTGCTGCGTGTCGGCGGCGCGAGTCGTGCCGAGTCGGTGATGAATGGTTTGGCCGCGATGGTCGAAATCCCCCCTAGCCCCCCTTTTTCAAAGGGGGGAATTGGTGGCGTTGATTCTGGCGGTCATGCATCAGTCGCCAGCGATCGAGTTCCCCCCTTTGAAAAAGGGGGGCTAGGGGGGATTTCTGCCATTGCTGAAATTGCCGCTGATGAAGATTGCTGGGTGCTCGTCCACGACGCCGCCCGCCCATGCCTGAGCAGCGCGCAAGTTGATAGCATGATTACCCAGCTGAAGTATGACGCTGTAGGCGGCATATTGGCTGTCCCTGTTGCAGATACCCTCAAGATCTCCGCTGCCGATCAACGCATCGCCCGCACCACGCCACGCGATGGCCTGTGGCAAGCTCAGACCCCGCAAATGTTCCGCCGTGGCGAATTACTTGCCGCGCTACAAGATGCCTTGCCCGATCATGTGGCCGACATTACCGACGAAGCGAGCGCGCTCGAACGTTTAGGTAAATCACCCAAACTCATCATGGGCAGCCCGTGGAATTTGAAAGTGACGTATCCGCAGGATTTACACTTGGCAAAGTTATTATTACTTGCTTGA
- the ispF gene encoding 2-C-methyl-D-erythritol 2,4-cyclodiphosphate synthase — protein sequence MSLPFRIGQGWDVHRMVLERPLILGGVHIPYEKGLLGHSDADALLHAITDAVLGGAGLGDIGRHFPDTAVEFKGADSRVLLREAVDRVRIAGWRVGNVDASILIQQPKMAPHIPAMVANIAADLGIDPTCVNVKAKTYEKLGPVGEGDAVEAQAVALLLPA from the coding sequence ATGTCATTACCCTTTCGTATCGGCCAAGGCTGGGATGTTCACCGTATGGTGTTGGAGCGCCCGTTAATATTGGGTGGGGTGCATATACCCTATGAAAAAGGTCTGCTCGGCCATTCGGATGCCGATGCGCTCTTGCATGCGATTACCGACGCGGTGCTGGGCGGGGCGGGGCTGGGTGATATTGGGCGGCATTTTCCTGATACTGCGGTCGAGTTCAAGGGCGCTGATAGTCGCGTGTTACTGCGGGAGGCGGTGGATCGGGTGCGGATCGCTGGTTGGCGCGTCGGTAATGTGGATGCGTCGATTTTGATTCAGCAGCCAAAAATGGCGCCGCATATTCCGGCGATGGTCGCCAATATTGCCGCTGATTTGGGTATTGATCCGACTTGTGTGAATGTCAAAGCCAAAACCTATGAAAAGCTCGGCCCGGTGGGTGAGGGCGATGCGGTTGAAGCGCAAGCCGTAGCTTTGCTGTTGCCGGCATAA
- a CDS encoding cation-translocating P-type ATPase — translation MPIPSVSAHPPALSHAHALDVDEISTRLGVTPAQGLDAAAVRQQRSVFGDNTLPQTAIRSRWRVLISQFRSALILVLLGAALLSALIGNLKDAAIILTVVLINALVSFYQEYRAEQSLSALKAMLPPQACVRRDGLRCSVDASELVPGDIVLLEAGDRVPADGRIIVAAGLEIDESTLTGESIPTRKEASAALNLHTTLAERHNMAYMNTLLTRGRAEMMVSATGLASEMGQISLALANSREAPTPLQEQLDRLGKKLGLIAIVLVGMLAVLEWLRGEQLAHIVINTIALGVAAIPEGLPVVVTVTLALGMHQMAKRHAIVKRLASVETLGCTTVICSDKTGTLTLNQMTARTLWYQQRHFVIGGQGYQRAGEVNAQDTAPLPDFSVLSSALTACNDSHLNDEQVIGDPMEAALRVLASKLSAPTSSPARLAEVPFDSQHKYMATFHANAQGVLLYVKGAPDVLLDLCSHIQLGDQVQQMDLAGRAAALQHYQQLAAQGLRGLLIACRQLTPEQFAPQHEQAAQMAHVQHLTLLGLIGLQDPPRQEAGSAIAHCKQAGIAVKMITGDHQSTGLAIANQLGLRGHCITGAELDSMSDAELAAKVDEIAVFARVSPVHKVKIVAALQAKAHVVAMTGDGVNDAPALKTADIGIAMGKNGSAVAKEAATMVLTDDNFATIVSAIHQGRTLYENILKFVRFQLSTTIGAVLTVFVAPLLGLPAPFTPIQILWIAIIMDGPPAISLALDPARADIMNQPPRSQSEAVLTPPRLLRILAYGGTMMVGTLGVLAWGLNSGSEESAATMAFTTFVLFQFFNVFNARNERHSALNEHFFSNRMLWLSLLGVLALQIIAVHWPPAQALFATHGMEWSDWPLCIAVAASIWLLEEGRKWLFRLLFASRV, via the coding sequence ATGCCCATTCCATCCGTTTCCGCACACCCGCCCGCACTCAGCCACGCGCATGCGCTGGATGTCGATGAGATTAGCACGCGATTGGGCGTCACGCCCGCGCAAGGGCTGGATGCCGCCGCAGTACGGCAGCAGCGCAGCGTATTTGGCGACAATACACTGCCACAAACGGCCATCCGCAGCCGCTGGCGGGTGCTGATTAGCCAGTTTCGCAGCGCGCTGATTCTGGTGCTGCTTGGCGCAGCGCTGCTCTCGGCGCTGATCGGCAATCTGAAAGACGCCGCCATCATCCTGACCGTGGTGCTGATCAATGCGCTGGTGAGCTTTTATCAGGAATATCGCGCCGAGCAAAGCCTGTCGGCGCTCAAGGCCATGCTGCCACCGCAAGCTTGCGTACGCCGGGACGGCTTGCGCTGCAGCGTCGATGCCAGCGAGCTGGTGCCCGGCGATATTGTGCTATTGGAGGCGGGTGATCGCGTCCCTGCCGATGGGCGGATTATCGTGGCGGCCGGGCTGGAAATTGACGAATCAACACTCACCGGCGAATCAATCCCGACGCGCAAAGAAGCCAGCGCGGCGCTCAACCTGCACACCACGCTGGCCGAGCGGCACAATATGGCCTACATGAACACGCTGCTAACGCGTGGCCGGGCCGAAATGATGGTGAGCGCCACGGGGCTGGCGAGCGAAATGGGGCAAATTTCGCTGGCGCTGGCCAATAGCCGGGAAGCGCCGACGCCACTGCAGGAGCAGCTCGACCGGCTGGGCAAAAAACTCGGCCTGATCGCCATTGTGCTGGTGGGCATGCTGGCGGTGCTCGAATGGCTGCGCGGCGAACAACTGGCGCATATCGTCATCAACACCATCGCGCTGGGCGTCGCGGCCATTCCGGAAGGACTGCCGGTGGTCGTCACGGTGACGCTGGCGCTGGGCATGCACCAGATGGCCAAGCGGCACGCCATCGTCAAACGGCTGGCCAGCGTGGAAACGCTGGGCTGCACCACAGTGATCTGCTCGGACAAAACCGGCACGCTGACGCTGAACCAGATGACCGCCCGCACGCTGTGGTATCAGCAACGCCATTTTGTCATTGGCGGCCAGGGCTATCAGCGCGCAGGCGAAGTCAACGCGCAAGACACCGCCCCGCTGCCGGATTTTTCCGTGCTGAGCAGCGCGCTTACCGCCTGCAACGACAGCCATCTGAACGACGAACAAGTGATTGGCGACCCGATGGAAGCGGCTTTGCGCGTGCTGGCGAGCAAGCTGTCCGCCCCCACCTCCAGCCCGGCACGGCTGGCCGAAGTGCCGTTTGATAGCCAGCATAAATACATGGCGACCTTTCATGCCAACGCGCAGGGCGTGCTGCTGTATGTGAAAGGCGCACCCGATGTACTGCTCGATTTATGCAGCCACATTCAGCTGGGCGATCAGGTGCAGCAAATGGATCTGGCCGGGCGCGCAGCGGCGCTGCAGCATTATCAGCAATTGGCCGCTCAAGGCCTGCGCGGTTTGCTGATTGCCTGCCGCCAGCTAACGCCAGAACAGTTTGCACCGCAGCATGAACAAGCCGCACAGATGGCGCACGTTCAGCATCTCACTTTGCTCGGCCTGATCGGCCTGCAGGACCCGCCGCGTCAGGAAGCGGGTAGCGCCATTGCGCACTGCAAGCAGGCGGGCATTGCCGTCAAAATGATCACGGGCGATCACCAAAGCACGGGGCTGGCCATCGCCAATCAGCTTGGGCTAAGGGGGCACTGCATCACCGGCGCCGAGCTGGACAGCATGAGCGACGCGGAGCTGGCCGCCAAAGTCGACGAAATCGCCGTCTTTGCCCGCGTTTCGCCCGTGCACAAGGTGAAAATCGTCGCCGCGCTGCAAGCCAAAGCGCATGTGGTGGCGATGACGGGCGATGGTGTGAACGATGCGCCCGCGCTCAAAACCGCCGACATCGGCATCGCCATGGGCAAAAACGGCAGCGCCGTCGCCAAGGAAGCCGCGACGATGGTGCTGACCGACGACAATTTCGCCACCATTGTCAGCGCTATTCATCAGGGGCGCACGCTGTATGAAAATATCCTGAAATTTGTGCGCTTTCAGCTCTCAACGACCATCGGCGCAGTGCTCACGGTGTTTGTCGCCCCACTGCTGGGCTTGCCCGCGCCGTTTACGCCGATCCAGATTTTATGGATCGCCATCATTATGGATGGCCCACCGGCCATTTCGCTGGCGCTCGATCCGGCGCGCGCCGACATTATGAATCAGCCGCCACGCAGCCAATCCGAAGCCGTCCTCACCCCACCACGCCTGCTACGCATTCTGGCTTATGGCGGCACGATGATGGTCGGCACGCTCGGCGTTTTGGCGTGGGGGCTTAACAGTGGCAGTGAGGAAAGCGCCGCGACGATGGCGTTTACCACTTTTGTGCTGTTTCAGTTTTTTAATGTATTTAACGCGCGTAATGAACGCCACAGCGCGCTGAACGAGCATTTTTTCAGCAATCGGATGTTGTGGTTATCGCTGCTGGGCGTGCTGGCACTGCAAATCATCGCCGTCCACTGGCCGCCCGCCCAAGCGCTGTTTGCCACGCACGGCATGGAGTGGAGCGACTGGCCACTCTGCATCGCCGTTGCCGCCAGCATCTGGCTGCTGGAAGAAGGCCGGAAATGGCTGTTCCGGCTGCTTTTCGCCTCAAGGGTATAG
- a CDS encoding UDP-2,3-diacylglucosamine diphosphatase, with the protein MNRPTLFISDLHLSPLDPATVAAFRHFLARTAKQAQALYILGDLFEYWLGDDQLDDTFYGEIARELAQLADSGVALYFMPGNRDFLPGQRFAREARLRIIADPSVINPAGQALLLAHGDAYCTDDLAYQRYRKLARNRLVQWIWLHLPRRIRDREAAKLRQKSQAMNQHKAMMIMDVNDAAIEAAMQKYTSRVLIHGHTHKPAVHIYPSGTRYVLPDWHQGQGGYLQLDGSTLSLHRLDGHPLTAPVQP; encoded by the coding sequence ATGAACCGTCCTACGCTTTTCATCTCGGATTTACACCTGAGCCCGCTAGACCCGGCCACCGTAGCGGCATTTCGGCATTTTCTGGCGCGCACCGCCAAGCAGGCGCAAGCGCTGTATATCCTGGGCGATCTATTTGAATACTGGCTGGGCGACGATCAGCTGGACGACACCTTTTATGGCGAGATAGCGCGCGAGCTGGCGCAACTGGCCGACAGCGGGGTGGCGCTGTACTTTATGCCAGGCAACCGCGATTTTCTGCCCGGCCAGCGCTTTGCCCGCGAGGCGCGCCTGCGCATTATTGCCGACCCGAGCGTGATCAATCCTGCCGGGCAAGCGTTGCTGCTGGCGCATGGCGATGCGTATTGCACCGACGATCTGGCCTATCAGCGCTATCGCAAGCTGGCGCGCAACCGGCTGGTGCAATGGATCTGGCTGCATCTGCCACGCCGGATTCGCGACCGCGAAGCGGCCAAATTGCGGCAGAAATCGCAAGCGATGAACCAGCACAAAGCCATGATGATCATGGATGTGAACGATGCCGCGATTGAGGCCGCAATGCAAAAATACACCAGCAGGGTATTGATCCACGGCCATACACACAAGCCAGCTGTACACATATACCCATCAGGTACGCGCTATGTCTTGCCCGACTGGCATCAGGGGCAAGGCGGCTATCTGCAACTGGATGGCAGCACACTCAGCCTGCACCGGCTCGATGGCCATCCGCTTACTGCGCCAGTTCAACCTTAA